The DNA window ATGTATGGTAGCACATGAAAATGTATATGGTAATGTTTTTGTTAATTGAGCTCAGgatcatatttttattattttgaaaaatctagGATTTATTTCGTCATTTAACAAAAGAGATGgttcaattggtaacttttgcaaaacacacgGTCCAAAATACTATTTACCCTAATTTTATACCACGTAGGTGTAGGTAATATTTGAAAAAGAGAATTACTAAAGGGCATCATTAGTGCTTAGTACTCTCGTTCATGTCATAttgttattggtgtaattaagtaacgaatctcatatatattattaagaatataatatttaagaaaTATCGCTAACCTGCGTGCCCATTAGCACCTTGAACACCACTAATCACTAGTCCTCATTAGCACATTCATGTGCTACCATTACCACTAGTGATTAGTGGTGTTCAAGCACCACTACTAGTTGTCATTTCGTGTAATTAAGTGTATCACATATTCGACACCACTAGTACTTAATAGCAATGTTcaatatttttcaaagaaatagGGTTGAatatttctttcaaaaagaaaaagtatgGTTGAACATCGAGTAGATTTTACAAATTTCAGATTCATGGgttttagggaaaaaaattacACCTATACTCGCTCGTGAAGGCCACGTGTTTCATCAGCTCATGAGTTTCGAGTCTTCCCTGAAGGTTGGGGGAGAACAAAGGTTAAAGtccgagagaaagagagagggaaggtgAGCAAGTATTCGTCTGTTCATTAGTAACGAGTTCAACTCAACCCGCctattttatatgaattttctTCAATGATCAAATCTTTTCGCAAGCCAAGTTTGGGCCAAATCCGACCCAAATGTTAACCCTAGAAGCAAGTGTTAACGTGTTATGTTAAAATCTTGAATTTACTAAAATCTTACCAATTCTAACACAACATGTGacacaaaatatttataaaacacACAACTCACATGAATTGTGTCGTGTCAAACCTACTTAATTTCACTGACACAAAGACATTGCATcacaaaaaattgataaaacacAGACTCCATAAATTTGTCTTGCATCAAACCTACAAATCTCATGTTGAATTTGTGTCAAACTAACATATCATAACCCAAATTATGGCCCCCTCAATATCATATCATTCATTCATTGCTCCAAAAACACAAAATCTTAAAGCCATCAACAACCCCCACAACACATCATAGTTGCTTAAGTAATCAATAATGAAAGGTAAAACAAattttaaacccaaaaaaagaaAGATACTCAAAAGAACAAGAAGATGTCCATTTTCCTTTGTTGCCATTTCATTTCCTATTGTCTCCAAATTATGCCGGCGGCTATCACATTCTCTTTATATACAAAAAACAGTCAAAAACCAAGATATGATCAAACCCTTTTACCCACCCAAAATTAAAcactaaaaatattaaaaaaaaaagaaaagaaagagagaccAAAGTTGACTGATGACTAAAaggtaaaaagaaaaattattagtaacttcttgttgttgttgtgtaaTGGGATATGAACAAATTCCTAAAATGCCCCCAAGGCCCCAACCACCAAAGCCCTCTGCTGTGCTGGTATTTGGATTGTGAagtgaactctctctctttctctctctttctcttaagtattattattattaatcataataataataataactatattataataataataataataatactaagtAATAATATAATGTACATTCTATTTTTCTGGGAAACCCCCAAACAGGAGCAATGAGGTATTCACAGGAGGAGGATGGTTATTATGATGATGTCTGTTGTCCCCCGGTTGTTCCGATTTCGCTACTGCTTTAACTGGAACAGCTTCTTCTTTATCCGGGAATGGGAACGAAAGAGACAATTTAAGGGATGAAGAATCGTCTTCCTCTTTAACCTCTATCGGTTTATCTGGAGGAGGCTTCTCCTGTTTGTTTTTCTTATCAACCAAACCCACAAAGAATGGCATAGCTTTGTTACTCTGTAGCGGCGGTTTTGTCTCTGCTCCTAACGCGAGCTCCAAATTTGGAAACCCATCATCGTTTCCGCCCAACACCATATTCTTCCAACCTGCAGAGCTGTTTCCTTGACGTGAATCCACGGGAAAGAAGCGCCTTTCGGTCGTTCCTAAGTCCTCGGGGATGACTTTCTCATCACAAGCTTCGACACATCTCTTCTCCTCTGTTGTAGATAAGTAGGGACTCGAATTCTTCCTATTTGATCCAAGAGAATCTCTACTACAACTATGACTACCACAACCGTACACGTCAGTTGGAACAGTTTTTCGCCTCTTCACGAAAATTTCTTCATCTAACAGCAGATTATTAACTCCATTCCAAGGAGTACTGTTCTGACTTGTAACATTTGAAGCTTGAGGGGCCTCTGAAAGATCTATGTGAGGCCGTTTCCTTTCCATAGAAGAACACTCAACTCCTATGCTGTCCGACGAACACTCAACTTCTATGCTGTTCAAATCCGTTACTAACGCTGTTTTCTTATTCACAAACCCATCATTATCTCCCTGCGCTCCACCACTTCTATTAGTTCCATCTGAAGCCCTACAATCACCGACAGTACTGGCAGTGGCACCAATTCTTCCGTCTAAACTTTTTTCCTCGCAATCTGTTTCTGTAAGTTCTACATCGTCATTTAAAGATGGAAGAATCTTCGGTGTTGAAGATGAGGTATCCTTGATATCGCAATGCATTTTCGTTTCCTCACCTATGTTAGAGCTGTTTGCTTTGGTGATAGCAACAAAAGGTTTCGGCTCTGTGGTCGGCCTGTTCTCTAGAGGACTTATTTCTTGCTGCAGAAACAAGGCCAAAAACACGATAAGCTTAACAAAAGAAAATTCATATATTCTAAATGCTCGAAACATGTTGAAAGACAAATCAATTATTAAAATACCTattggaaaataaataaattcaaaaactgAGGATGACAAAAAAGAACATTACAAAAGTTCAATCTTCCACGTGAAAATCAGATTAGTCAAGCCTGCAACACGTGTTTGCTTAAAAATGTTTCCACCAAGATGAGAAAATGTCAAACACAATCCTGACTATACATATAAAAGTCTTCTCACAGAAAGGGTTTTTTAAATAAGACAAATCTACCCGGAATATAAAAGGCAAACATACTAACAAGAAGAGCAGATTATAATGCCAAACATGATGTAGAGAACTATGAAGGaaacatttttttcttttaaaatatattacgaAAGAAAGGTCAAGTGTCTCACCATTCCGCTTGGAGTGACCACATTGCCTATGTATTTTAAGTCAACTATACTATCTTCCAGAATTGAGTTAGCTTTTAATCCCGAACACACTGGTTCAGAAACTTTTTGGTTGTTGCAATCTCCGCTAATTCCAGCACATGCCTGATCACTTGGACTAGAAGCTAAGACCGGACTACAATATCTGTCACTTGCTGAAGATTCTTCATCTATACACTTGGGTAAACAGAGTGTATCCGACACTGTCATGACAGCTTTAGGTGCATATTTGTCCATGGACATCGTACTATAATTGGGGAGATGTAACTTGGATGAATCAGCGGAACGCGGCCTCCTTGCCCTGAACACACCCCATAAGAAGAATAACATATTCCAACCTGGCAATAGTAGAACAAGTTGGGAAACTCAAATTAATTAGTGTTTAACCTAAATCAAAAGGCACATCAATAACGAGAGGCATGATTACACCGCAacacgaaaataaaaaaatggttGGCTGTTATATTCAACTACAGGTCCATAcccatatatacataaaaatacatcTTTCTGTCCATATAAATCCACAATGGAgtgtttaaatattattatatttttgcatcTAATGTATAAAAGTTGAGTTGCACAAAAATCTCATCTGTGTGCTCGTGCCACAAAGAGTAGTAAATGTAGATAGTTGGCAAACACAGTGATTAATATCCTTTCCTGTTAAAACTTGCAGTAGCCACATAAAAACATGCTATACTATCCTATTTATATTCTGTGTTTTGAGTGTAACGAAATTGAACGGCCagcaatcaaatcaaaacaATTGTTTATAAAGCATGTAGTGAAAAACATATCTTCAAAAATATTCTTACGTTGTGAATTCTCTGGGAGATGATTCGAGGGGAATATTAGAATTTCAACACCCGCAAGATTTCCTTTAAGAGCTAAATCATTCTTGATCATACCATCCAACAAGCCCTTGTAATTTCTCTCATAGCTGCAAGGTAGCAATCATACAAAACTTCAAACTAAGGAATAAAAGTTAAATGTGTGATCAGAACCGATCAAGACTAGAGAATATAAATACTAACCTCTCGAGATCTTTGGCAAAGAAGTAGAGAGCAATGTTGTCATCTTTAGCACCGCCATCATAAAACTGTGCTGGCCATGCACTCAGGCGAGGAACTTCACTCAGTAAGAGTTTCTGTGGAAATTTGCTTGCTACTTCAAGTACCCTGGGGGATGCACAAGTTGATAAATGTGCTTGGATTCCACCACATAAATCGAGAGAGCTGCCACTTCTATTGATCTCAAAACAACCCCTGTACgtgaaaaataacaagaattgaaaaaaatgaaaaaagaaaggAAGGAGAAATAAATAAACTCTGCATATGAAAAACACAAATAAATGGCAATAAAGAGAGTCCTACTGCCAGATGTATTCATATTCTGGAATGGCTGGCGTCTTCAGAAGTTGAGGCGACGTTGCCAGTGCATAACTTATAAAATCCTTCACCATAGGTTTTACGACAGAGGGGACAACTACTTCCGAATCCTCTACTTTACAAGAGAATTTAGAATCTGGTGTAGGCACAGTCTGATGCATCATCTTGCTCGCAGTTGTATGGATAGAATCACAGGCGGTACTCACTGGAACTGCTTGCCGCATTTCATATGTTCCTTCAGGAGGAATAATATTTTTTGGCTTATTTAGAGACAATGTTTGGTCTTGACTGGATatttctgaattcaaatctgaGTTTGGTGTCAAAAGCTCGTCAACTCTTTTTCTTCTATGTATTGCAGGCTTTCTAAGCAAAGCGGCTTGAATTGCATCTTTCAATCTACTGCCCTTTTGTGTCTCCTCCCTAGAACTTCTAGCACCAGAAGAATCAATACCAGAGGCCTGTGAACTTCCACCTGTGCAAGACTCTGCAGAATGGCCGATTTCTTTACATTTTTGACAGACGGTACTTTTAGAACTAGTTGTAATAGTCGGCCTTGGGCGAACAGCAGCGCTCTCCTTTAGTTTCTCTGTCTGTTGTGTTATATCCTGTGATCGAGTTAACCCATCCTCCATAACTCCATCGACATTGTTAGATGGTTTATCAGAATTAAATGAACAGGTAGATAAGGCTTCATCCTTGATGATATTATGATTTGATTTCGCTTCAGTACCAGAGTTGTTAACTCCGCTAGCACAAGAAACTCCGACtacaattcaaaaaataaaaataaaaattcaatacCAAACGCTTACATTactcaacaaaatatatattttaaagcaAGTCAAAAATAATATGTGATGGTATAGATAAGTAGCAACGAAACTATAACAAATGTGATTTTGAAAAACAAATATAGCAACTCAGACACTTCCATCAAAATGTCACATCATACCTGAAGAAACTGGAGTCTCTACAGGTTTACGAGCTAGGTTACCAATTGATTTTGATGTACTTGATTTTCCTTCAGATTGAACTTTTAAATCTCGATTATTACTAGCAAAAGAAATCAGACTGGATTCAACACGAGATGCTTGGTCAGCCTTAGGAGTTGAAACAGTAGAGCTAGTTGTTGAGCAAACAGGGGGGCGATCTAGTCTGGATAAATGTTTTCTCTCAAATGTAGGCCGCTCTCTCACTTGTTTCGATCCTTTTATATCAACAGCAGGGGCAAACCTAGGTGAAAGCATTTTTACTTTCGAATCACCGGCACTTGAGCGCCCCGTGTTTGTAGATTTAAATGACATTGATTTGCTTATCAGTCTTCCAGGCCTCTCCTTCGTATCATGAGACATGTGCTCTTTACTTCCCCTTTGCTTTTCAGGAATAACTTCATCTACAAGTTTAACTTTTGGTTTGGAATTTGAGGCGCTAAATGATTTTGACTTAAACAGTGCTCctgtacaaaaataatatattcttGGTTCTCAGAGAGAGAAGCAACAATAAAAATATGTGGATgaacaaaacaaataaatttaCTCTTACATAAAAAAAGATGGAAAGTAGaacaattacaaaaataaatgtgAAATATGTACAAGTTGCAAAAGGCTGTTTGCTCACCCTTTTGAATGTGATGACCAGCTGCAGGAGAGCGTGAACTTTCAAGCATATCATTAGCAGATTGCTTGCCTAAAGATGCCGGTCGCGCAGGCCTTATTCTCTCCCTATCTGAGTTCTTAAATGAAGACTCACGTGATAGCGATGGCACTCTGTTAGAGCTGGAGGATTTAGGTGATCCTACACTTGACTCAAGGGCCTGCCTTTTTGCAGCAGGGGTTGCTTCTAGATTTTCTAAATGTCTCTTGGACGGAACTTGTGTACTTGAACTGGCTTTGCTCATTCTCTTTCCCTCCACTTCTAAAAGTTACACACATATCGATAGAGAATAAGTGTCTTTTCACAATAGAATAgaattttaaagcattttttacTCTTGAGGCATTACCTTGCTTTTGGCTATTGATTTCTTCAGCAAACTTGCATTCTTCGCACATCCAATTACTTCCAGGAACCTTCCTCAGCATTTTTCGCATGCAATAGCTATTATAGCAATAGAAATGTCAAAATGTGAATTCAAATAATCCTAACAAACAAAGCAACAAAAAATACACCAACAGAAGAATACATGTGAAGAGGATGGATTAATCTTACGTATGTTCTGCGCCATCACTACACCTACTACATATAGCTAGCATATCTTCACGACCAGCATCCCCGCAAATATCACATACTTTAACCTGTTCTCAACAAAAGAAATCAGAGAAGTTAATGACTCAAAATTTGAACACTGTAGTGAAGAAATATGTAATATACAATAAATTCGAATTTATTGGAAAATCTTTGGAAATACCCTgagataaataaaaatattaaaatttatacataAAAGAACTTCAAGAATTTTGGAGTGGAACACAATGTTGTTGTGTTGGTTCAAAACAAATTCAGAAATGAGTTAAGAAAAAATGGTGAAGAGAGACCAAGATGACTGGAATCAAAACTACATTTCCAAGTCACAAACTCCTTCTTCAGTCCTACTGAGACCCACAAAACTAAAGAGCACATCAgtttacatttttctttttcctctttTGAATGCAATTCACAATTCACTTCAGTGAGTCAATGTCTCAAAAATGTATGAAGTCTCATGCTATAACCCTATAACTATTAAGAGACCAAAGGAACCATAATATACAAAGTAAATGAAAAATGCAACAAAAGTCTTCATAGAAAACATAATCACAAGGgaaatgaaacaaaaaaaaaattgtcactatGAGATATATTAATGGAATAAAATAACTTCACTACTTACATCATGCTCCACAATGTCCGATTCATCACTATCATCATATTCGGTTTTCAAAGGAGGTTCCGGCACGTCAAATTCACTTGACTTCTCATCTCTCTCACCTTGACCTGAACATTTCAAAGTTTTGCCTGTTGACTCCTGAATATCACTAGTGATCTCTGCTTCCAGCTTCGGTGATATTGTTGTGGGATTATCAGTATGGACAGGAGATTTCTGAGAAGAAACACCATCAACAGCTGCTGCAGCTCCTTTCGATGAGGCACCAATTTGTTCAGAAGTGCAATCAACTAATTTTTCCTGTAAATACGCATCAAACCTCCTCAAAAGTCAGTAAAGTGTAATTTAAGTGGCAAATATTAACACTGCAAGGACAAAAGTAGAAGCATTGCACCTTAGAGTAGCTACTGCTAGCATCTGCATCTTTTGAAACTGGCGTCTCACATACTTTTGACTCGTGTCTCTTTTTTGATTCTTCTAAACCTAAATTACTAACTGAAGCTGAACTACCTGAAAGAGTTTTCTTGTCTACATTCTTGCTACTATTACTGATTGCAACATATGTGTCATTAGCTCTACTAACACATGAAATGTCATCATCATGAGCTTCTACAACTTTGGAATCCTCGCACTTAATTGAGAAACCTTGTGGGTAAGTACGAACTGCTTTAGGGGGAACTCCAATCTCTCCATTAATTCCACCAGAGACCACGGGAGGCACCTCAGTGTCTAAAGCCTTAGATCTTACGCCTGCTTTGCTGTCAGCATTTTCAGATAACGAATCATGACTAGAACTAACACTCATTAGGTTGCTTGTTTCACTGTTTGCTTGCTGTAAACTGTCACATGTCTTATTCTTAAAGGAAGATGAGGTGTCACCCACATTCACAGAGTACTGGCTAGCAACATTTACAACACGACCAGTTTCGTCAGAAAATTCTTCAGTTTTTGAAGCCATGAGAGATCGATTAAAGTGCATACACAATGAACAAGGAGCAGCACAAACGTTACAAGCCCCAGACTCGCCTTTCATAGGAACTTTATGGCTCATGGAATGTTCACTGAATCCGTTTTCAGATACAGATGAAACCTAATAAGAAAAATGCATAAACTTagaacataatgaataaaaaacaCCCACAACTGGCTTTAATTACATTATCTACAGATGATAACCAACTTAGGTTAGAGAAGAGTACTAAAGATGTATTATCCATTTGTCCTAAACTACTACGTTTGATCAACAAGTTAAAATGTTTGTACAGAAATAAACAACAGATCAACCTAAGCTAGCAAATATAATGGTTATTGATTCAAATCTAAATAGGGAGTTACACTTAATGCCCTGGAATGCGCTTTGGGCAGTTACTTGCTTTTGAACCACTGCTAAATAACTAAAAGAGCTGAAGCTCACGTTTCcataatgaaaaagaaaattgaagCGTTCAACACATACAACAAAAGCCCATAAACAAGAGCAAGAAAACAAAGGGTTTTAGCTATAGCTTGATCAAACAACAGAGGATTTTACACTACTACGTTTAATGGgcaatttaaaagaaataatccACGATCAACCTAAGCTACCAGATATAATGGCTATTGGTTCAAATCAAAATAGGGAGTTACTTGCCCTCCCACCATTGAAAACCAAATTGTAGCCTTTCCCTACATGAAACAAAAGCCCATAAAAAACGAGCAAGAAATTCCACTTCTTATAACACATGTAGCTCGATCCAACAAACAACAGAGGATTTTAGCagaaaaacaaagttacaacAAAAAGAAAATGGTAGAAAAGACAGAAGAATGTATGTAGAAAGTAGAATTACCCTGCTATCTCACCATATTCCTCTGAGTATCATGATCAATGTCATCATCAGAATGACCTTGCATGCGATGACTCCCTCTCAAGACTGGTGTGATCTAAAAAGCACATCAAATTACATTAATTACAACCCCACTAATCCATAAACCACTTAGCAAGAACATGTAATGAACAAACATCACCCAAAATTAAATCaatcaaattaaaagaaaaaaaacccaAATGACTAAAAAAGAGAAACCCTAATTAAAAAAGGATTCCATGCCTTTGGTTCCAAAATCATCTGGGTGTGGTGGTAAAGGTCTAGGAATAGGCGTTCGTTGGGGTTTGGCATCCTCAGTTAAAGGATCGGAAGAGAGCGAATCACAAAGAAAGGTCTGAAAGTGGGAATTAATTACAGAAATTGACAGGTTTCGATGTTCATCTCAGAACAATATCGAAGAAGATTGAAAGAAAGAACAAAACCCTAAATTGGTTAAGAATTGAAATCGAAATTAGAGGTATTATCGATAGGGCAAACCACAATCCGAAACTAtgtatcaatcaatccatccaTCCATCCATATATTCATCTATCTATCTAAATACATACGTGACAAAGAAAGAGGATCCTATACCCATACACCTATACATatataggtatatatatatacacaaatacatacatatacaaatTGTTAAGTGTATGTATAGTGTAGATAGAGTAGTAGAATCATGAAAttggtaaataattttttatcatatataaaaatatatataatatatatatgtatagatacAGTGAGAGAAAAGGAAAATGGGTAGAGTACCTCTAAAGAAAGCAAACTTGTTCTTCTTCAGACTGTTAATCTGTGATCTGACTACTGAAATTTCTTGTCCATTTCATTTCATCTGCATATTATTATAGAAGACgtgtgtatatatacatatatgtatacatgtatatatatatatatatatatatagtgaatAAGGTTTTTGAGAAGAGAAGGAAAATGTTCCcttctgaaaacgaaaataggtaaatattaattctcttcaattttttttttaatttgcatctaataaaattataaatacactttattattaaaaaaaatataaacttaattttttactaaattactcttaatatttttttaaaattttttcttcacattattttatgttaatttgaatacttgattttattttcataattttttttaactcatgtacatagttttttttttatttttttctaagaaaatttcatataattttttattttaattttttttatcataatatctaaaatataatttaattttgtttgataggtatatttttttaaaatataaattagaagaaaaaagtttaaaaaacttagtataattaaagatataaattttatataaaataaaaattattaaaatagggtGTCTTTAGAAAATTTTAGGTGTAAATAAAACTTCCATTtccttttttatattattattataacaaaTTCTTTCTTTGCCCTTTGttttttctaaataataataaaattttattaatgacAATCAACGAAATTAATAGTCTGCAATTCAATTCAATCAAGATATTTCTCCATTAGAgatgactaaaattaaaattaaaaaaacgagTCATATAATTAGTTGTCTAATTCTTAGATTATTTGATAAAAAGACTAAAATAAgatcggtaaaaaaaaattgcagcaTCACAATTAACCTTAAAAAAtctatattttgttttatttacctctcaaaagacacaacaataaaaattattgtaaaataACCTTGGTGTTCtctatattatcattattattattattaagaattttattagtacttaaaaatttataaatacaccatattttaataatttttatcttacataaatatatattattaattatattagtttttttaaaaaaaaaatttcaattcatatttttaaaaattatacatttcaaaaaaaaaaattattatattttaaatattataataaaaaagttaaaataaaaaattatgtgaaattttatttgaaaaaaaatatacatgctCTTTAAAAAGATTATGTTAATGAAATTAAAGTAAGTAGTGAAATTAACATGAATTGGTGTGAgaagaaaatttagaaaaatatattatcatttaagtttaatttttaaggaattacttcatatattatttttttaatttttttaaaatttacagttTGAGTTACTCTGATGATTTCTATGTGGGTTGTTATACGGATTTTGATTGCGATATAGGGTTActatagaattccgtaaaaatacaaaaaaaaaatattttaaagtataaaaataaataaataaaaaaaacccaaaatatttgggtgtaattattattttatggagTACAAATATAACTCATCATattcatatttattattatagaaaATTCCTTTTTTGCCCTTggtgctttattattattattattatttatttcatcacattttttaaaagatttaaagatattgtattttattttttcaaaaataatatattatataatatttatattattttttaatttaatttatttcttttacGCGGAGTCACTCGTAATCGTGTAGGAGGTGGAAGCGGAAGAAGAAGGCGGAGGCGGCCATTGGGCCTTTGTTGGGCTTTTCTATGGGCTTCTTTCTTCTCTTTACATTTGGGCTTTTTAATGGGCTTCTATCTTCTATGGCTCCTCTTTTATTTGTGCATATGCCATTCCTACAACATTTTTGCCTATTTTACACAAAAATAGGACATtctttttgatatattttaatgaaaaaatggATTTACATATGAGTTTAATTtcggaataattacataagacactattttttgtaaaaaaaattacatttttacgtttagagaattttattttacaattttacgattttttatagaaacaacacgaaaacaacaagaaaactagcaacatgaaaataacatctaaataacaaTTTAGatgtaattggaggtaattacacaatttagtATGTTTATCTGACCATGTAATTATACTGTAATTGTGTAATTGGAAATTATTGATGAGTTCCAATTACACTCTTCAATTCTCATTGCCCCATGaaaattgaatgtaattacaaCGTGAAATTACAAAAAACTTTCTGTTTTAAATATTAgctacaaaattaaataattattacccTAATAATTAGACTGTATAGTAATCACATAGTTATTTCCAAACACATGATTTGGTTTTGAGTGAAATGGATTCATATATTAGAAGTTATTGTCATGGTTTGTGAATCTTATATCTAACTAATTATATGTACTTTcaattatttgtgtttaatgagATTCTTGTACATTAAATAATTACCTAACCTTAATTCgtagtaaaataatataatttttaaagtaaattgtggtataaatatttaaatttttagtttgtaggtgatataaatttaataattttttagcgATATAACTACATAAGTACTAAATGTtagtaaaagtgtaattt is part of the Cannabis sativa cultivar Pink pepper isolate KNU-18-1 chromosome 5, ASM2916894v1, whole genome shotgun sequence genome and encodes:
- the LOC115716575 gene encoding protein PARALOG OF AIPP2 isoform X4, producing the protein MMTLIMILRGICEHSMSHKVPMKGESGACNVCAAPCSLCMHFNRSLMASKTEEFSDETGRVVNVASQYSVNVGDTSSSFKNKTCDSLQQANSETSNLMSVSSSHDSLSENADSKAGVRSKALDTEVPPVVSGGINGEIGVPPKAVRTYPQGFSIKCEDSKVVEAHDDDISCVSRANDTYVAISNSSKNVDKKTLSGSSASVSNLGLEESKKRHESKVCETPVSKDADASSSYSKEKLVDCTSEQIGASSKGAAAAVDGVSSQKSPVHTDNPTTISPKLEAEITSDIQESTGKTLKCSGQGERDEKSSEFDVPEPPLKTEYDDSDESDIVEHDVKVCDICGDAGREDMLAICSRCSDGAEHTYCMRKMLRKVPGSNWMCEECKFAEEINSQKQEVEGKRMSKASSSTQVPSKRHLENLEATPAAKRQALESSVGSPKSSSSNRVPSLSRESSFKNSDRERIRPARPASLGKQSANDMLESSRSPAAGHHIQKGALFKSKSFSASNSKPKVKLVDEVIPEKQRGSKEHMSHDTKERPGRLISKSMSFKSTNTGRSSAGDSKVKMLSPRFAPAVDIKGSKQVRERPTFERKHLSRLDRPPVCSTTSSTVSTPKADQASRVESSLISFASNNRDLKVQSEGKSSTSKSIGNLARKPVETPVSSVGVSCASGVNNSGTEAKSNHNIIKDEALSTCSFNSDKPSNNVDGVMEDGLTRSQDITQQTEKLKESAAVRPRPTITTSSKSTVCQKCKEIGHSAESCTGGSSQASGIDSSGARSSREETQKGSRLKDAIQAALLRKPAIHRRKRVDELLTPNSDLNSEISSQDQTLSLNKPKNIIPPEGTYEMRQAVPVSTACDSIHTTASKMMHQTVPTPDSKFSCKVEDSEVVVPSVVKPMVKDFISYALATSPQLLKTPAIPEYEYIWQGCFEINRSGSSLDLCGGIQAHLSTCASPRVLEVASKFPQKLLLSEVPRLSAWPAQFYDGGAKDDNIALYFFAKDLESYERNYKGLLDGMIKNDLALKGNLAGVEILIFPSNHLPENSQRWNMLFFLWGVFRARRPRSADSSKLHLPNYSTMSMDKYAPKAVMTVSDTLCLPKCIDEESSASDRYCSPVLASSPSDQACAGISGDCNNQKVSEPVCSGLKANSILEDSIVDLKYIGNVVTPSGMQEISPLENRPTTEPKPFVAITKANSSNIGEETKMHCDIKDTSSSTPKILPSLNDDVELTETDCEEKSLDGRIGATASTVGDCRASDGTNRSGGAQGDNDGFVNKKTALVTDLNSIEVECSSDSIGVECSSMERKRPHIDLSEAPQASNVTSQNSTPWNGVNNLLLDEEIFVKRRKTVPTDVYGCGSHSCSRDSLGSNRKNSSPYLSTTEEKRCVEACDEKVIPEDLGTTERRFFPVDSRQGNSSAGWKNMVLGGNDDGFPNLELALGAETKPPLQSNKAMPFFVGLVDKKNKQEKPPPDKPIEVKEEDDSSSLKLSLSFPFPDKEEAVPVKAVAKSEQPGDNRHHHNNHPPPVNTSLLLFGGFPEK